One segment of Plasmodium gaboni strain SY75 chromosome 3, whole genome shotgun sequence DNA contains the following:
- a CDS encoding putative DNA-directed RNA polymerase II subunit RPB1 yields MTVDLNIPYSACELKRVKRLELGVLDPEIIKKISVCEVVNVDIYKDGFPREGGLNDIRMGTIDYRTLCGTCNMNVKYCPGHFGHIELAKPMYHYGFMNVVLNVLRCVCYHCGRLLCNVNSSKVKYIEKIKVNSLRLRKLAELCLGIKACDHSIEEEGLNINDNSLNNFYNNDLSNLNMNQQMVLNKSNYTNLFEMVSKEDVDCGCVQPKYSREGPNMYIQFLHSSEEDIDESKRKLSAEEALEILKKIRKEEMSILGFNSDRCIPASLILTCIPIPPPCARPYVQYGNQRSEDDLTLKLLDIVKTNIQLKRQTDRGAKSHVLQDLCSLLQFHITTLFDNDIPGMPIATTRSKKPIKAIRTRLKGKEGRLRGNLMGKRVDFSARTVITGDPNLNIDYIGVPKSVAMTLTFCETVTPLNYDNLKKLVERGPYEWPGAKYIIRDNGTKYDLRHVRRNSEKQLEYGYKVERHMTDEDYILFNRQPSLHKMSIMGHKAKILPYSTFRLNLSVTSPYNADFDGDEMNLHLAQSHETRSEIKHLMIVQRQIVSPQGNKPVMGIVQDSLLAIRKFTRRDNFLTKEEVMSLLIWIPYWNHVIPTPAIIKPRALWTGKQIFSMLLQFDDMNIQDDKNDITNNKAGRDVNMNINKDSSKMNNSGNYYYGNSTNDNNDNYAEKGNAFSRSGNNHPNSPLSIVDNINVGNAQQNDINPTTTNNNNNNNFNNNNNIGGGVNSFKRFNMVKINLMRDSSTSSKDDNPYCSINDGKVIIKNNELLSGIICKRTVGSSSGSLIHILWHEMGPDKTKDFLSALQKVTNNWLEYVGFTVSCSDIIASNKVLGKVREILDKSKSEVSKLVEKAQKGELECQPGKSLYESFETRVNNELNCAREMAGKVASESLDERNNIFSMVASGSKGSIINISQIISCVGQQNVEGKRIPFGFNHRSLPHFIKFDYGPESRGFVSNSYLSGLTPQEVFFHAMGGREGIIDTACKTSETGYIQRRLIKAMEDVMVQYDRTVRNSYGDIIQFLYGEDGMAGEYIEDQVLDLMKLDNKEINKLYKYNFDEEPYGKDFYIGNKNDGSRNPSYIDYNKQNILNQEFEELYKCKNYLCKEIFPDGDIRQHLPINMNRLIEYAKSQFPCIPFVSNNNSSNNNNNNSRKLMEKGNLSSTHNPRERKNRNRRKRRRRKNKFDKYKNENNELMSEIKKEYENNDLNNMIISKGDQSPFKGMDEFHMGDADNDMGSDIDNNNNYDNDDYDDDDDDDYDDDDDDDNYNDDDENYNDDDNYSDNINIGTKKYYGNTLKYNYDENSMLNPIDVVHKVNNFLEKLVIIKQINSNDTLSVEAQNNATILLKAHLRTYLNSKLLTQTHKISVKGLDWLLQEIEKIFYKSLCHPGECVGALAAQSIGEPATQMTLNTFHFAGVGSKNVTLGVPRLKELINIVKNVKTPSTTIYLDDMVSNDQQKAKDILTKLEYTTLKQLTSHAQIIYDPNTTTTILEEDKSWVNEFYEFPDEDDTQYSLGEWVLRIQLTNIHVNEKKLTMKEIVYIIYSVFSSDELDIIYTDDNSEDLVLRIRVKYLNGEYNFMNYDAVDHHNEQVDEQEEEDENIVDNERGNFDEGKNSTHPHHDYDNNSTNIFKSKVKNNISSDINTKNEDNISINSGNNEEVNNISSSPVPNNIYNNNNNDIRVKNIKKEDGSGDDDSNASDLFGNKNSPNEDNSMNNDNNDNNNDEVDDFDDDGDDFLFGENNVSPKNTKDGKNKNTNKSNNNNNNNNESKKQKKGNNNNSNTYDDDDDNKSDITIKEDDDMVFMKTNSKNAEDDLELKNKNHIGHNISREDTEDTFLKKLMEQCLSTLKLRGIENITKVYMREESKITYDSENGKFVRSSHWVLDTDGCNLENIFCAPQVDFKKTVSNDIVEIFEVLGIEAVRRALLKELRTVISFDSSYVNYRHLSILCDVMTQKGYLMSITRHGINRVDKGPLIKCSFEETVEILLEAAAFAQVDNLKGITENIMLGQLCKIGTGSFDIIIDNQKLNDANQNLETIQDLTSAGFTTPDSLHVITPDGLQSPVAINTINSPLPFSPTYNANLLSPTAPIDNVNSLLSPQYNLQNYGDNVMSPSSKDINNLDTLKLGGKFSPTQSPKSPTSVIHSPFSPFDHQNQQPVDATNLLFSPKNNNIMNYNVFSPNPNMNNNIIQSPNIYSPNPMLDIFSPKPQINHNIYSPSYSPTSPTYNANNAYYSPTSPKNQNEQMNVNSQYNVMSPVYSVTSPKYSPTSPKYSPTSPKYSPTSPKYSPTSPKYSPTSPKYSPTSPKYSPTSPVAQNIASPNYSPYSITSPKFSPTSPAYSLSSPVYDKSGVVNAHQPMSPAYILQSPVQIKQNVQDAHMFSPIQQAHIDEAKNDDPFSPMPYNIDEDEMKDE; encoded by the coding sequence ATGACGGTAGATTTGAATATTCCATATTCAGCATGTGAATTAAAGAGAGTAAAACGATTAGAGTTAGGTGTTTTAGATCcagaaataataaaaaagataagTGTTTGTGAAGTAGTAAAtgtagatatatataaagatgGTTTTCCAAGAGAAGGTGGATTAAATGATATACGAATGGGTACTATTGATTATAGGACCTTATGTGGTACATGTAATATGAATGTGAAATATTGTCCTGGTCATTTTGGTCATATAGAATTAGCTAAACCAATGTATCATTATGGTTTTATGAATGTAGTATTGAATGTTTTAAGATGTGTATGTTATCATTGTGGTAGATTATTATGTAATGTAAATAGTTCTAAAgttaaatatattgaaaagATTAAAGTGAATAGTTTAAGATTAAGAAAATTAGCTGAACTGTGTTTAGGCATAAAGGCATGTGATCATTCTATAGAAGAAGAAGgattaaatattaatgataattctttaaataatttttataacaatGATTTAAGtaatttaaatatgaatCAACAAATGGttttaaataaaagtaatTATACGAACCTATTTGAAATGGTAAGTAAAGAAGATGTAGATTGTGGATGTGTTCAACCTAAATATAGTAGAGAAGGACCAAATATGTATATTCAATTTTTACATAGTAGTGAAGAAGATATTGATGAAagtaaaagaaaattaagTGCTGAAGAAGCtttagaaatattaaagaaaataagaAAAGAAGAAATGAGTATATTAGGATTTAATTCTGATAGATGTATACCAGcttctttaatattaaCATGTATACCTATTCCACCACCATGTGCAAGACCTTATGTTCAATATGGAAATCAAAGAAGTGAAGATGATTTAActttaaaattattagatattgtaaaaacaaatatacAATTAAAAAGGCAAACAGATAGAGGAGCAAAATCACATGTATTACAAGATTTATGTTCCTTATTACAATTTCATATCACAACTCTTTTTGATAATGATATTCCAGGTATGCCCATAGCAACCACACGATCTAAAAAACCTATAAAAGCTATAAGAACAAGATTAAAAGGTAAAGAAGGAAGATTAAGAGGTAATTTGATGGGTAAAAGAGTAGACTTCTCAGCAAGAACAGTTATAACAGGAGATCcaaatttaaatattgaTTATATAGGTGTTCCTAAATCTGTAGCTATGACATTAACATTTTGTGAAACTGTAACACCtttaaattatgataatCTAAAGAAACTAGTAGAAAGAGGTCCATATGAATGGCCTGGGgcaaaatatattattagaGATAATGGTACGAAATATGATTTAAGACATGTACGAAGAAATTCAGAGAAACAATTAGAGTATGGATATAAAGTTGAAAGACATATGACAGATGAagattatattttatttaatagGCAGCCTTCATTACATAAAATGAGTATTATGGGTCATAAGGCTAAAATATTACCATATTCAACATTTCGTTTAAATTTATCAGTTACATCTCCATATAATGCCGATTTCGATGGAGATGAAATGAACTTACACTTAGCTCAATCACATGAAACTAGATCTGAAATCAAACATTTAATGATTGTGCAAAGACAAATTGTATCACCACAAGGTAATAAACCTGTTATGGGTATAGTTCAAGATTCATTATTGGCTATAAGAAAATTTACAAGAAGAGATAATTTCCTTACAAAAGAAGAAGTAATGTCCTTATTAATTTGGATTCCATATTGGAATCATGTAATACCAACACCAGCAATAATAAAACCAAGGGCATTATGGACAGGTAAACAAATTTTTTCGATGTTATTACAATTTGATGATATGAATATACaagatgataaaaatgatataacTAATAATAAAGCTGGTAGAGATGttaatatgaatattaaCAAGGATAGTAgtaaaatgaataatagtggtaattattattatggTAATTCAACTAATGacaataatgataattatgCAGAAAAGGGAAATGCATTTTCACGAAGTGGAAATAATCATCCTAATAGTCCTCTATCTATTgtagataatataaatgtagGAAATGCACAACAAAATGATATCAACCCCACCACCACaaacaacaacaataataataattttaataataataataatattggTGGAGGAGTTAATTCATTTAAACGTTTTAATATGgtaaaaattaatttaatgAGAGATTCTTCAACATCATCTAAAGATGATAATCCATATTGTTCAATTAATGATGGTAAggttattataaaaaataatgaattattaaGTGGTATCATATGTAAAAGAACTGTTGGTTCTTCTAGTGGATCattaattcatattttatgGCATGAAATGGGTCCAGATAAAACAAAAGATTTTTTATCAGCATTACAAAAAGTTACAAATAATTGGCTGGAATATGTTGGTTTTACTGTCAGTTGTTCAGATATTATTGCAAGTAATAAAGTATTAGGCAAAGTGCGAGAAATATTAGATAAATCTAAAAGTGAAGTGTCAAAACTTGTTGAAAAGGCACAAAAAGGAGAATTAGAATGCCAACCAGGAAAATCATTATATGAATCTTTTGAAACTAGAGTtaataatgaattaaatTGTGCAAGAGAAATGGCTGGAAAAGTTGCATCCGAAAGTTTAGAtgaaagaaataatatttttagtATGGTGGCTAGTGGATCAAAAGGTTctattattaatatatctCAAATTATATCATGTGTAGGTCAACAAAATGTTGAAGGAAAAAGAATACCATTTGGTTTTAATCATAGATCTTTACcacattttattaaatttgATTATGGTCCTGAAAGTAGAGGATTTGTATCTAATTCATATTTAAGTGGATTAACACCACAAGAAGTATTTTTCCATGCAATGGGAGGTAGAGAAGGTATTATTGATACTGCATGTAAAACATCTGAAACAGGGTATATACAAAGAAGATTAATAAAAGCAATGGAAGATGTTATGGTGCAATATGATAGAACTGTGCGAAATTCATATGGAGATATTATTCAATTTTTATATGGAGAAGATGGTATGGCAGGTGAATATATAGAGGATCAAGTTTTAGATTTAATGAAATTagataataaagaaattaataaattatataaatataattttgatgAAGAACCATATGGAAAAGATTTTTATATAggtaataaaaatgatggTAGTAGAAATCCATCATATATAGATTATAATAAgcaaaatatattaaatcaagaatttgaagaattatataaatgtaaaaattatttatgtaaaGAAATATTTCCAGATGGAGATATAAGACAACACTTACcaataaatatgaatagACTTATTGAATATGCAAAATCTCAATTTCCATGTATACCATTCGtaagtaataataatagtagcaacaataataataataatagtagAAAACTTATGGAGAAGGGTAATTTATCATCTACACATAATCCTAGGGAACgtaaaaatagaaatagaaggaaaagaagaaggagaaaaaataaatttgataaatataaaaatgaaaataatgaacTTATGTCtgaaattaaaaaggagtatgaaaataatgatcttaataatatgataataagTAAAGGAGATCAATCACCTTTTAAAGGTATGGATGAATTTCATATGGGTGATGCAGATAATGACATGGGATCTGATATagacaataataataattatgacaatgatgattatgatgatgatgatgatgatgattatgatgatgatgatgatgatgataattataatgatgatgatgagaattataatgatgatgataattattcagataatattaatataggaacaaaaaaatattatggAAATACcttaaaatataattatgatgaGAATTCTATGTTAAATCCTATTGATGTAGTACATAAAGTTAATAATTTCTTAGAAAAATTAGTAATaattaaacaaataaatagTAATGATACTTTATCAGTTGAAGCTCAAAATAATGCTACTATTTTGTTGAAAGCACATTTAAGAACTTATTTGAATTCAAAACTTTTAACTCAAACACATAAAATTAGTGTTAAAGGATTAGATTGGTTATTACaagaaatagaaaaaatattttataaatctTTATGTCATCCAGGAGAATGTGTAGGAGCTTTAGCTGCTCAATCAATTGGAGAACCTGCAACTCAGATGACTTTGAATACATTTCACTTTGCTGGTGTGGGTTCAAAAAATGTTACATTAGGTGTTCCAAgattaaaagaattaataaatatagtaaaaaatgtaaaaacTCCATCAACaacaatatatttagaTGATATGGTTTCGAATGATCAACAAAAAGCTAAAGATATTTTAACCAAATTAGAATATACTACATTGAAACAATTAACTTCGCATGCACAAATTATTTATGATCCTAATACAACTACAACTATTTTAGAGGAAGATAAATCTTGGGTTAACGAATTTTATGAATTTCCAGATGAAGATGATACTCAATATTCTCTAGGTGAATGGGTATTAAGAATACAATTAACAAATATACATGTcaatgaaaaaaaattaactATGAAAGaaattgtttatattatatattctgTGTTCTCAAGTGATGAATtagatattatatatacagATGATAACTCAGAAGATTTAGTTTTAAGAATTCGTgtgaaatatttaaatggtgaatataattttatgaattATGATGCTGTAGATCATCATAATGAACAAGTTGACGAAcaagaagaagaagatgaAAACATAGTTGATAATGAGAGAGGTAATTTTGATGAAGGAAAAAATAGTACTCATCCTCATCATGATTATGATAACAATAgcacaaatatatttaagtccaaggtaaaaaataatatatcatcagatataaatactaagaatgaagataatataaGTATAAATAGTGGTAACAATGAAGAGGTAAACAATATTAGTTCATCACCTGTTccaaataatatttataataataataataatgatattagagtgaagaatataaaaaaagaagatgGAAGTGGAGATGATGATTCTAATGCATCAGATTTGTTTGGAAATAAAAACAGCCCAAATGAAGATAACAGCATGAAcaatgataataatgataataataatgatgagGTTGACGATTTTGATGACGATGGTGATGACTTTTTGTTTGGTGAAAATAATGTATCTCCAAAAAATACGAAAGAtggaaaaaataagaatacAAACAAAAgtaacaataataataataataataatgagagcaaaaaacaaaagaagggaaataataataatagtaatacttatgatgatgatgatgataacAAGAGTGATATAACAATCAAAGAGGATGATGACATGGTATTTATGAAAACAAACAGCAAAAATGCAGAAGACGATTTAGAACTTAAGAATAAGAATCATATTGGACATAATATTTCTAGAGAAGATACAGAAGATAcgtttttaaaaaaactAATGGAACAATGTTTATCTACATTAAAATTAAGAGgtattgaaaatataacTAAAGTATATATGAGAGAGGAATCTAAAATAACATACGATTCAGAGAATGGAAAGTTTGTTAGAAGTTCTCATTGGGTATTAGATACTGATGGATGTaatttagaaaatatattctgTGCACCACAAGTAGATTTTAAAAAAACTGTATCTAATGATATTGTAGAAATATTTGAAGTATTAGGTATAGAAGCTGTAAGAAGAGctttattaaaagaattaagAACAGTTATATCATTTGATAGTTCTTATGTTAATTATAGACatttatcaatattatgTGATGTTATGACACAAAAAGGTTATTTAATGTCTATAACAAGACATGGTATAAATAGAGTAGATAAAGGACCATTGATTAAATGTAGTTTTGAAGAAACTgttgaaatattattagaaGCAGCTGCATTTGCTCAGGTAGATAATTTGAAAGGTATTAcagaaaatataatgttaGGTCAATTATGTAAAATAGGAACTGGTTCATTTGATATAATTATAGATAATCAAAAATTGAATGATGCTAATCAAAATTTAGAAACTATTCAAGATTTAACAAGTGCTGGATTTACAACACCAGATAGTTTACATGTTATAACACCTGATGGTTTACAATCACCAGTAGCAATTAATACCATTAATTCTCCTTTACCATTTTCACCTACATATAATGCAAATTTATTATCACCTACAGCACCTATAGATAATGTTAATAGTTTATTATCACCACAATATAATTTACAGAATTATGGAGATAATGTTATGTCTCCATCATctaaagatataaataatttagaTACATTAAAATTAGGTGGTAAATTTTCACCAACACAATCACCTAAATCACCAACATCTGTTATACATTCACCATTCTCACCTTTTGATCATCAAAACCAACAACCAGTAGATGCAActaatttattattttcacctaaaaataataatatcatgAATTATAATGTATTTTCACCTAATCcaaatatgaataataatattattcaatcacctaatatatattcacCTAATCCTATGTTAGATATTTTTTCACCTAAACCTCAAAttaatcataatatttattcacCTTCATATTCACCAACATCACCTACATATAATGCAAATAATGCTTATTATTCACCAACTTCACCaaaaaatcaaaatgaACAAATGAATGTAAATTCACAATATAATGTTATGTCACCAGTTTATTCAGTAACGTCACCAAAATATTCGCCAACATCACCAAAATATTCTCCAACATCTCCAAAATATTCGCCAACGTCGCCAAAATATTCTCCTACATCTCCAAAATATTCGCCAACATCTCCAAAATATTCTCCTACATCGCCAAAATATTCGCCAACCTCACCAGTTGCACAAAATATTGCTAGTCCAAATTATTCACCTTATTCAATAACATCTCCAAAGTTTTCACCAACATCTCCAGCATATTCGTTAAGTTCACCTGTTTACGACAAAAGCGGTGTAGTGAACGCACATCAGCCTATGTCACCtgcatatattttacaatCACCTGTGCAGATAAAGCAAAATGTTCAAGATGCCCATATGTTTTCACCTATTCAGCAGGCACATATAGATGAAGCAAAAAATGACGACCCATTTTCACCAATGCCATACAACATAGACGAGGACGAAATGAAGGACGAATGA
- a CDS encoding hypothetical protein (conserved Plasmodium protein, unknown function): MNNIYISLYIFLIYYIIQLCFNTKYIYCDKKLYVSKNILPSVQKKEFVSPVPRKLEWLVHNILEVVHFLEDVNNYIVDFKKDILTKLEHIIQDDTELYESYEYNENILNQIYLNNEKKLKRYSEYIEKLKDTKLQMFKDTVNNFQRENIYYLNFVYKNLLAKIDLITDLNKKKLDKEKKKNVIELKEYLEDLKKRMFDMHKRLNDIIITNSSFLKRESELNMKMFEASAIDYVNNNSNFEVFSTYIINDFMLNKKKINVLNYDSNLFFKNNFMYFNFLHNYLKEKKDENVLNVYIYLKDPLIQEYELNYFNYYVVLDLYILDVIIKNVDLLIEKKGKKRKNVNHILVCIDNYVVKYNVLSSNIYLDIQQDIKSFFHESNRNVDGSKIQDMLFHFEKKNNSIYQNNMFHDKYYKKKIKKDIKAEKKQNDTLQKYNKNIDPLLFIRKKNIFFDSQKEYYKKFLSSYTYEEIINILCNKNTRCNNRIFQLINDVNKNTFILKSHLVLKNELKKFFQINQNELLKNKTGIGAINKTQDDINRISNMNLASNTTNTISNITSDANVNNNTININTNTKNNNNTNNINNANNINNNNNNTNNMDNNNNNNINNNNNINNNNNNNNTNNINNLNNNNNNIFNNEDASNQCSAYTHPFSNDIEKNYSQNKNDSFSHSDQCFKLLNSTQGSNKSSDFINMQNIDDYLNTYYVAYHESFKVVKKEHYYSIVSHIFESYLNIVESINDNDHPIHKKYPNLKGRNVSINFLGQLPEIMKVYKTFRYCDSLNVLAKSYIPKSPASVQSLDKGEDNNNFDEVNNNDIENEEDNNDNDIDNDEKDESGEDTQVDEKDESGEDTQVDEKEESGEDKQVDAKDESGEDTQMVAKDESGDDNKDENNNPTDEEHDEITEQIGFLKNHNQKYMRLFQKHLLEEIKFINFFEFLVQKRLGVILEKNEFLKLYIFYGQKNLPSMPYTPLFFTCRTIIKIEVLRDVNTNQIIYSSRSFFLETLITLKEYKIKNESAYIVIETTDESSTIKKRLKMDMLHKISPMSHINAYVVSNKGREIVYHKGNIYQRSASDIKNVISDIRNDFLNIILPQYHLFDLFDNYVYIIICLKNENC; this comes from the exons atgaataatatatatataagtttatatatatttttgatttattatataatacaattaTGTTTTAATACAAAGTACATATATTGCGATAAGA AATTATATGTATCGAAGAATATTTTGCCGAGCGTGCAAAAGAAGGAATTCGTTTCGCCTGTTCCACGTAAATTAGAATGGCTAgttcataatatattagaGGTGGTTCATTTTTTGGAAGATGTTAATAATTACATTGTagattttaaaaaagaCATATTAACAAAATTAGAACATATAATACAAGATGATACAGAATTATATGAATCATATGAgtataatgaaaatatattaaatcaaatatatttaaataatgaaaagaaattaaaaagatattctgaatatattgaaaaattaaaagatacAAAGTTGCAAATGTTTAAGGATACCGTAAATAATTTCCAGAgagaaaatatttattatcttAATTTTGtgtataaaaatttattagCAAAAATTGATTTAATAACAGATCTTAACAAGAAG AAATTAGATAAGgagaagaaaaaaaatgttatagAATTAAAGGAATATTTAGAAGAtctaaaaaaaagaatgtTTGATATGCATAAAAGATTAAACGATATAATAATTACGAATTCTagttttttaaaaagagaaagtgaattaaatatgaaaatgtTTGAAGCAAGTGCTATAGAttatgttaataataatagtaattTTGAAGTGTTttcaacatatataataaatgattttatgttaaacaaaaagaaaataaatgttttaaattatgacagtaatttattttttaaaaataattttatgtattttaattttttacataattatttgaaagaaaaaaaggatgagaatgttttaaatgtctatatatatttaaaagatcCTCTTATTCAAGAATATgaattaaattattttaattattatgttgttttagatctttatatattagatgtaataataaaaaatgtagatttgttaatagaaaaaaaaggaaaaaaaagaaaaaatgtGAATCATATATTAGTATGTATTGATAATTATGttgtaaaatataatgtattatCAAGTAATATCTATTTAGATATTCAACAAGATATAAAAAGTTTTTTTCATGAAAGTAATCGTAATGTTGATGGAAGTAAAATCCAAGATATGCTTTTTCATTttgagaaaaaaaataattctatttatcaaaataatatgtttcatgataaatattataaaaaaaaaataaagaaagatataaaagcagaaaaaaaacaaaatgatactctacaaaaatataataaaaatatagatccattattatttattaggaaaaaaaatatcttttttgATTCACAgaaagaatattataaaaaatttttatcttcatatacatatgaagaaattataaatatattatgtaataaaaatacaagATGTAATAACAGAATTTTTCAATTAATAAATGatgttaataaaaatacatttattttaaaaagtCATCTcgttttaaaaaatgaattaaaaaaattctttCAGATTAATCAAAATGAATTATTGAAAAATAAGACAGGTATTGGAGCTATTAACAAAACGCAGGATGATATAAATCGTATAAGCAACATGAATCTGGCTAGTAATACAACTAATACTATCAGTAATATAACAAGTGATGctaatgtaaataataatactattaatattaatactaatacaaaaaataataataatacaaataatataaataatgcaaataatataaataataataataataatacaaataatatggataataataataataataatataaataataataataatataaataataataataataataataacactaataatataaacaatttaaataataataataataatatttttaataatgaagatGCTTCAAATCAATGCAGTGCTTATACACATCCCTTCTCCAAtgatatagaaaaaaattactcgcaaaataaaaatgatagTTTTTCACATAGTGATCAAtgttttaaattattaaattcaACACAAGGTTCGAATAAATCTAGCgattttattaatatgcaaaatattgatgattatttaaatacatattatgTAGCTTATCATGAATCATTTAAAGTTGTTAAAAAAGAACATTATTATTCCATAGTTTCTCATATTTTTGAAAgttatttaaatattgtTGAATctattaatgataatgatcATCCTATTCATAAGAAGTATCCTAACTTAAAAGGTAGAAATGTATCTATCAACTTTTTGGGTCAGCTACCTGAAATTATGAAGGTTTATAAAACGTTCCGTTATTGTGATTCCCTCAATGTTTTGGCTAAAAGTTATATTCCAAAATCTCCTGCAAGTGTTCAAAGTTTAGACAAAGGggaagataataataatttcgatgaagttaataataatgatatagAAAATGAGGAAGacaataatgataatgatattgataatgatgaaaaagACGAAAGTGGAGAAGACACACAAGTGGATGAAAAAGACGAAAGTGGAGAAGACACACAAGTGgatgaaaaagaagaaagTGGAGAGGACAAACAAGTGGATGCAAAAGACGAAAGTGGGGAGGACACACAAATGGTTGCAAAAGACGAAAGTGGGgatgataataaagatgaaaataataaccCTACAGATGAAGAACATGACGAAATAACAGAACAGATTGgatttttaaaaaatcataatcaaaaatatatgcGACTATTTCAAAAACATTTATTAGaggaaataaaatttattaatttctttGAATTCTTAGTACAGAAAAGATTAGGAGTAATATTAGAGAAGAATGAATTTTTaaagttatatattttttatggGCAAAAAAATTTACCTAGCATGCCATATACACcacttttttttacatgtagaacaattattaaaattgaGGTATTAAGAGATGTAAATACAAATCAGATCATTTATTCTAGTAGATCTTTCTTTTTAGAAACCTTAATAAcattaaaagaatataaaattaaaaatgaaagtGCATATATTGTTATTGAAACTACAGATGAAAGTAGTACTATCAAAAAAAGATTAAAAATGGATATGTTACATAAAATTTCACCCATGTCACATATTAATGCATATGTAGTATCTAATAAAGGAAGAGAAATTGTTTATCACAAAggtaatatatatcaacGATCAGCTAGcgatataaaaaatgttataagTGATATAAGAAATGATTTcttaaatattattttaccacaatatcatttatttgatttatttgataattatgtttatataattatatgtttaaaaaatgaaaattgttaa